The following coding sequences are from one Lolium rigidum isolate FL_2022 chromosome 6, APGP_CSIRO_Lrig_0.1, whole genome shotgun sequence window:
- the LOC124661643 gene encoding phospholipase D alpha 1-like, protein MAQILLHGNLHVTIFEAQALSTGRASAAAPKFLRKIVEGLEDTVGVGKGASKLYATIDLEKARVGRTRMLANEAVSPRWYESFHIYCAHLAADVIFTVKADNAIGAALIGRAYLPVSELLAGEEIDRWLEVCDTDRQPIGESKIHVKLQFFEATKDRNWARGVRSAKYPGVPYTFFSQRQGCNVRLYQDAHVPDNFIPKIPLADGKNYEPHRCWEDIFDAITNAQHLIYITGWSVNTTITLIRDTNRPKPGGDVTLGELLKKKASEGVRVLMLVWDDRTSVGLLKRDGLMATHDEDTANFFRDTEVNCVLCPRNPDDSGSIVQDLQISTMFTHHQKIVVVDSEMPNQGSEQRRIVSFVGGIDLCDGRYDTQYHSLFRTLDTVHHDDFHQPNFATASITKGGPREPWHDIHSRLEGPIAWDVLYNFEQRWRKQGGKDVLVQIRDLADIIIPPSPVMFPEDRDGWNVQLFRSIDGGAAFGFPDAPEDAARAGLVSGKDQIIDRSIQDAYINAIRRAKNFIYIENQYFLGSSYGWKADDIKPEDIGALHVIPKELSLKIVSKIEAGEPFTVYVVVPMWPEGMPESASVQAILDWQRRTMEMMYTDITQALQAKGIEANPKDYLTFFCLGNREVKQEGEYEPQEQPEPDTDYIRAHEARRFMIYVHTKMMIVDDEYIIIGSANINQRSMDGARDSEIAMGAFQPYHLATRQPARGQIHGFRMALWYEHLGMLDDLFQHPESPECIQKVNKIAERYWDIYSSDDLEQDLPGHLLSYPIGVTNEGAVTELPGMEFFPDTRARILGAKSDYLPPILTT, encoded by the exons ATGGCTCAGATCTTGCTCCATGGCAACCTCCACGTCACCATCTTCGAGGCCCAGGCGCTCTCCACCGGCCGTGCCAGCGCCGCCGCCCCGAAGTTCCTCCGCAAG ATCGTGGAGGGGCTCGAAGACACCGTCGGTGTCGGCAAAGGCGCCTCCAAGCTATACGCCACCATTGATCTGGAGAAGGCTCGCGTTGGCCGTACAAGGATGTTGGCTAACGAGGCAGTGAGCCCTCGCTGGTACGAGTCATTCCACATCTACTGTGCGCACCTTGCTGCCGatgtcatcttcaccgtcaaggccgACAACGCTATCGGGGCGGCGCTCATTGGGAGGGCGTACCTACCTGTCAGCGAGCTTCTGGCTGGTGAGGAGATCGATAGGTGGCTTGAGGTCTGCGACACCGATCGGCAGCCTATCGGTGAGAGCAAGATCCACGTGAAGCTTCAGTTCTTTGAGGCCACCAAGGACCGCAATTGGGCCAGAGGTGTCCGGAGTGCCAAGTACCCCGGTGTTCCTTACACCTTCTTCTCGCAGAGGCAAGGGTGTAATGTTAGGCTGTACCAGGATGCTCATGTCCCGGACAACTTCATTCCCAAGATTCCACTTGCGGATGGCAAGAACTATGAGCCTCACAGATGCTGGGAGGATATCTTTGATGCCATTACCAATGCTCAGCATCTGATCTACATCACTGGCTGGTCTGTCAACACTACAATCACCTTGATTAGGGACACCAATCGCCCGAAACCTGGAGGAGATGTCACCCTCGGAGAGTTGCTCAAGAAGAAGGCTAGCGAGGGTGTGCGGGTCCTTATGCTAGTGTGGGATGATAGGACCTCTGTTGGCTTGCTCAAGAGAGATGGCTTGATGGCCACCCATGATGAGGACACTGCAAATTTCTTCAGGGACACCGAGGTGAACTGCGTTCTGTGCCCTCGTAACCCTGATGATTCAGGCAGCATTGTTCAGGATCTGCAGATCTCAACTATGTTCACTCACCATCAGAAGATAGTGGTCGTTGACAGTGAAATGCCAAACCAGGGCTCTGAGCAAAGGAGGATAGTCAGCTTCGTTGGTGGCATTGACCTATGCGACGGAAGATATGACACTCAGTACCATTCCTTGTTTAGGACACTTGACACTGTCCACCATGATGACTTCCATCAGCCAAACTTTGCGACTGCATCCATCACCAAGGGTGGCCCGAGAGAGCCATGGCATGATATTCATTCGCGGCTGGAAGGGCCAATTGCTTGGGATGTTTTGTACAATTTCGAGCAGAGATGGAGAAAGCAGGGTGGCAAAGATGTTCTCGTGCAGATCAGGGATCTTGCTGACATAATTATCCCCCCTTCTCCTGTCATGTTCCCAGAGGACAGAGATGGATGGAATGTTCAGCTCTTCAGATCTATTGATGGTGGTGCTGCATTTGGCTTCCCTGATGCTCCTGAGGATGCTGCAAGAGCTGGGCTTGTAAGTGGAAAGGATCAAATCATTGACAGGAGCATCCAGGATGCATACATAAATGCCATCCGGCGGGCAAAGAACTTCATCTACATTGAGAACCAATACTTCCTTGGAAGTTCCTATGGCTGGAAAGCTGATGATATCAAGCCTGAAGATATTGGTGCTCTGCATGTGATCCCTAAGGAGCTTTCGCTGAAGATTGTCAGTAAGATTGAAGCTGGGGAACCGTTTACTGTTTATGTGGTGGTGCCAATGTGGCCTGAGGGTATGCCAGAGAGCGCATCTGTACAGGCAATTCTGGACTGGCAGAGGAGAACGATGGAGATGATGTACACCGACATCACACAGGCTCTCCAAGCAAAGGGAATTGAAGCAAACCCCAAGGATTATCTCACGTTCTTCTGCTTGGGTAACCGTGAGGTGAAGCAGGAAGGGGaatatgaacctcaggagcaaccagAACCTGACACCGATTACATCCGTGCCCATGAGGCTAGGAGGTTCATGATCTACGTTCATACCAAAATGATGATAG TTGACGATGAGTACATCATCATCGGGTCTGCCAACATCAACCAGAGGTCCATGGATGGTGCCCGTGACTCCGAGATCGCCATGGGTGCCTTCCAGCCATACCACCTGGCAACCAGGCAGCCTGCCCGTGGCCAGATCCATGGCTTCCGGATGGCGCTGTGGTACGAGCACCTGGGCATGCTGGACGACTTGTTCCAGCACCCAGAGAGCCCTGAGTGCATCCAGAAGGTGAACAAGATCGCGGAGAGGTACTGGGACATATACTCCAGCGACGACCTGGAGCAGGACCTCCCCGGCCACCTCCTGAGCTACCCCATCGGGGTCACCAACGAGGGCGCGGTGACGGAGCTCCCCGGGATGGAGTTCTTCCCCGACACCCGCGCCCGCATCCTCGGCGCCAAGTCGGACTACCTTCCCCCCATCCTCACCACATAG